TGCCCGGCGTCGGCCGCGACCGCGTACCAGTGCTCGGCCTCGTCGTCCGCGTCCCCGCGCCGGTCCAGCAGCGAGGCCAGCCGGAACGCGCCCTCGGCCGAGGAACCCGCCGCCGCCTGCCGGTAGCGCTCCAGCGCGCCGGTCAGCTGCCCACGCTGCTCCAGGGCCACGGCCAGCTGCAGTGCAGCCTCGCCGTGCCCCTCGGCCGCGGCGCGCGCGTACCACTCGTGCGCCTGCTGCTGCTCCCCGCGCCCGGCGTGCAGCACCCCGAGGTTGAAGGCGCCGTCGACGCTCCCCGCCTCGGCGGCCTTGGAGAACCACGGCTCGGCACCCGACTCGTCGCCGCGCTGGAGCAGCACGACGGCCAGCGCGTTGCAGGCCTCCCGGTGCCCGGCGTACGCCGCACGCCGGTACCACTGCTCGGCCTGCGCCTCGCGCCCGGCGCTCGCGCACAGCAGGCCCAGGTTGAAGGCGCCGTTCTGGTCCCCCGCCTCCAGGGCGGCCCGGTACCAGCGCTCGGCGTCGACCGCCTCGCCGCGCCCGGCGTGCAGCGCGCCGAGCGCGTTGGCGGCGTTGCCGTCGCCCGCCTCGGCGGCCTCCTGCCACCACTCGGCGGCGGCCGTCAGGTCGCCCGCGTCCCGGTGCAGGAAGCCCAGTGCGCACGCCGCCCGCGGCTCGCCGTTCTGCGCCGCCTGCCGGTACCAGCGCGCCGCCTCCTCGAGACAGGCCGGGTCCTCGGCGGCGCGCTCCTCCAGCAGCACGCCGAGCCGCAGCCCCGCGCGGGCGTGGCTGCGCGCGGCGGCGGTCCGGTACCAGGTCTCGGCGGTGTCCTTGTCGCCCGCCGCCTCGCGCATCCGGGCCAGCCGGTACGCGGCCTCCCGGTGCCCCGCGTCGGCGGACACCTTGAACCAGCGCTCGGCGCGCACGTCGCGCCGATGCTCCATCAGATCGCCCAGCGCGTACGCCCCGAGCGGGTGGCCGTGCTCGGCGGCGAAGTGCAGCCAGTACTCGGCGGCCTCCTCCTCGCCCTGGTCGCGCAGCTGCAGCCCGAGCGCGTGCGCGGCCGGGGCCGAGCCCGCGACCGCGGCATGCCGCCACCACTGGGCCGCCTCGGCCCGGTGGCCGCGCTGGTGCAGCAGGACGCCCAGGTTGTTGGCGGCGGCCCGCAGTCCGGCGGCCGCGGCGGTGCGCAGGTACGCTTCGGCGTCCGCCAGGTCACCCCGGCGGAGCAGCAGCGCGCCGAGCTGGCTGGCGGCGTTCGGGTCGCCCTGGTCGGCGGCCTGACGGTGCCTCGACTCCAGGGCGGCCTGCTCGCGGGCGGCCAGCGCGGTCTCGAAGCTGTCCCGGTCGGGCGTCGGCTCGACGGCGGACTGCGGGCCGTAGCTGCCGGCGGCGGGCGCGAACTGGCTTGCGGAGACCCGGACCAGGCTGTCGGGGCCGTACCCGGCGTCGGCGCGGCTGACGGTCAGTCCGCTGGTCCGCTGGGCGGGCAGTGCCGCCGCGGTCTCCTCGCTCTGCGCCCATGCCTCGGTGTCGGCCGCCCCCGCGGCCGCCTTGCCCCCACTGCCCGGATCGTTCCTGCCGATCAGCTTCATGCCGACTCCCGC
This genomic interval from Kitasatospora gansuensis contains the following:
- a CDS encoding SEL1-like repeat protein, whose protein sequence is MKLIGRNDPGSGGKAAAGAADTEAWAQSEETAAALPAQRTSGLTVSRADAGYGPDSLVRVSASQFAPAAGSYGPQSAVEPTPDRDSFETALAAREQAALESRHRQAADQGDPNAASQLGALLLRRGDLADAEAYLRTAAAAGLRAAANNLGVLLHQRGHRAEAAQWWRHAAVAGSAPAAHALGLQLRDQGEEEAAEYWLHFAAEHGHPLGAYALGDLMEHRRDVRAERWFKVSADAGHREAAYRLARMREAAGDKDTAETWYRTAAARSHARAGLRLGVLLEERAAEDPACLEEAARWYRQAAQNGEPRAACALGFLHRDAGDLTAAAEWWQEAAEAGDGNAANALGALHAGRGEAVDAERWYRAALEAGDQNGAFNLGLLCASAGREAQAEQWYRRAAYAGHREACNALAVVLLQRGDESGAEPWFSKAAEAGSVDGAFNLGVLHAGRGEQQQAHEWYARAAAEGHGEAALQLAVALEQRGQLTGALERYRQAAAGSSAEGAFRLASLLDRRGDADDEAEHWYAVAADAGHRRAQVRMGVRAAERGALEIAESWYRRAAEAGSRSAAFNLGLLLARQDEEAEAMVWYTRAADAGHGRAALRLALLALRRGEPVQAENWCRRAADYGPAEVTERASRLLGALHSELSA